A window from Dromaius novaehollandiae isolate bDroNov1 chromosome 1, bDroNov1.hap1, whole genome shotgun sequence encodes these proteins:
- the LOC135327240 gene encoding ankyrin repeat domain-containing protein 7-like translates to MKRLLGLFGKGPPARGSASLPCMGAAYELRENELGKLHRAAASGDLAQVRRPRWLLRPGLNGRDQAKRTPLHLACANGHAEVVSYLVERKCKLNPRDNFERSPLMKAVQCQQEQCVAILLAHGADPNLADALGNTALHLAALAPNTSLAGQLLEHNAHIDAQNKVGYTPLALAVSEHHKEMVEFLLRKGADVHTRDQPERTPLMLAASAGDMSIIEVLLGYSADLSQKDILGRTAEDYAATSGHAHVSQHLADCTEKKNAGEASAGGTRGMPVLSTPPGAGAAGFALGACALAGGVRDDISHGYFVSLMEEEESDDSLPACEKERRCLAAKMRCLALGVGCDEESDSGAETPPVLLEMQACLIFKRALFLSVTFERLSQMLSVKSYCSLEESPEGEGEEAAGGPPAANAAEAPAGVRGGVT, encoded by the exons atgaagaGGCTCCTGGGGCTCTTCGGCAAGGGGCCGCCTGCGCGCGGCAGCGCTTCCCTGCCCTGCATGGGCGCCGCCTACGAGCTCCGCGAGAATGAGCTGGGCAAGCTGCACCGCGCGGCCGCCAGCGGCGACCTGGCGCAGGTGCGGCGGCCACGGTGGCTGCTGAGACCCGGCCTCAACGGGCGGGACCAGGCGAAGCG GACACCTCTGCATCTTGCTTGCGCTAATGGACATGCGGAGGTTGTTTCGTACTTAGTAGAGAGGAAGTGCAAGCTCAATCCTCGTGATAATTTTGAGAGATCGCCACTGATGAAG GCGGTACAGTGCCAGCAAGAACAATGTGTCGCCATTCTGCTAGCGCATGGTGCCGACCCTAATCTTGCAGATGCTCTCGGCAACACTGCCCTTCAcctcgctgcccttgctcctaaCACCTCTCTAGCAGGGCAGTTACTGGAGCACAATGCCCATATTGATGCGCAGAATAAG GTGGGATACACGCCCCTCGCTCTTGCCGTGTCCGAGCATCACAAAGAGATGGTGGAGTTCCTGCTTAGAAAAGGAGCTGACGTGCACACTCGAGATCAGCCTGAAAG GACCCCTCTtatgcttgctgcttctgctggggaCATGAGCATCATAGAAGTTCTTCTTGGCTACAGTGCTGATCTTTCCCAGAAAGACATTCTGGGACGGACAGCAGAAGATTATGCTGCTACTTCTGGGCACGCTCA TGTTAGTCAACACCTGGCAgactgcacagagaagaaaaatgcggGAGAAGCTTCTGCAGGCGGCACAAGAGGCATGCCAGTGCTTAGCACGCCtcctggagcaggagctgctggctttgcattgGGTGCCTGTGCTCTGGCTGGCGGAG TGAGAGACGACATTTCGCATGGCTACTTTGTAAG cctgatggaggaagaggagagtgaTGACAGCCTTCCTGCTTGTGAGAAAGAAAGACGCTGTTTAGCTGCCAAG ATGAGGTGTTTGGCGTTGGGAGTGGGCTGTGATGAAGAATCCGATTCTGGTGCTGAAACCCCCCCTGTACTGCTGGAGATGCAGGCATGTTTGATTTTTAAGCGGgctctgtttctttcagtgacCTTTGAGAGACTGTCGCAGATGTTGTCTGTGAAGAGCTACTGCAGCCTA gaggagtcacctgaaggggagggagaggaggctgctggtggTCCTCCAGctgcgaatgctgcagaagcccctgctggtgtgagag gaggagtcacctga
- the LOC135327241 gene encoding ankyrin repeat domain-containing protein 26-like, with the protein MKKLVEWKRPAEARLEQEMRRNMELQKECNRSRRLLERAMKKLRAYERRESESQSDFQGAMEDTRSGRGSEVGRLRTKVRELSHWLATERRRSRQLEKANEGLREELAWLHGSCDKLRKRKQHLEEEVVVLRRHLEAKMMDRSHVEVYKKEAEQRAGRELRQKLQEVNLFLQTQAATQDRVERIRAATEASTVGRLQQRIRDLEDELALTKRLQRARANVGLAEAGAAHRHECCRSRSLTTNPVGNASSVADRVEAHMAEVRHCKPMLFSNYL; encoded by the exons ATGAAGAAGCTGGTAGAGTGGAAGCGACCAGCAGAAGCCCGACTGgagcaggaaatgagaagaaacatggaACTGCAGAAAGAATGCAACAG GTCCAGGAGGCTTCTTGAAAGAGCTATGAAGAAACTGAGGGCGTATGAGAGGCGAGAGAGTGAGTCCCAGTCGGATTTCCAGGGCGCAATGGAGGACACGCGTTCTGGAAGGGGCAGCGAAGTTGGTAGATTAAGAACAAAG GTCCGTGAACTTTCCCACTGGCTGGCGACAGAGCGGAGAAGGTCGAGGCagctagaaaaagcaaatgaaggctTGCGCGAAGAGTTGGCTTGGCTGCATGGGAGCTGTGACAAACTGCGCAAGAGGAAGCAGCATCTGGAAGAAGAGGTGGTTGTCCTCAGGCGTCATTTAGAGGCCAAGATGATGGATCGCAGCCACGTAGAAGTCTATAAAAAggaggctgaacaaagagctgggcGAGAGCTAAGGCAAAAACTGCAGGAAGTCAATCTCTTTCTGCAG ACACAGGCAGCCACCCAGGACCGAGTGGAACGCATAAGAGCTGCTACTGAAGCTTCCACGGTAGGCCGACTGCAGCAGAGAATTAGGGATTTAGAAGATGAATTGGCTCTCACAAAACGCCTGCAGCGAGCCAGAGCTAATGTGGGGCTTGCGGAAGCTGGTGCTGCACATCGTCACGAGTGCTGCAGGAGCCGCTCTTTGACGACGAACCCCGTGGGCAATGCTTCCTCTGTGGCAGACCGAGTGGAAGCTCATATGGCTGAGGTAAGGCATTGTAAACCCATGTTATTCTCGAATTACCTTTAA